A DNA window from Streptomyces sp. 71268 contains the following coding sequences:
- a CDS encoding SPFH domain-containing protein: MTDTTPRTPTPGDDPDVPAMPEPRVREFAAHSVSGGLALLGGLLGLFGGVGALVGGIALANDGTPAAGVPLIIGGPLLAIAAFLAMCGLNTVAPGEARVVQLFGRYRGTIRTDGLRWVNPFTSREKISTRVRNHETAVLKVNDAYGNPIELAAVVVWKVEDTAQAVFEVDDFLEFVSTQTEAAVRHIAIEYPYDAHEEGGLSLRGNAEEITEKLAVELHARVEAAGVRIIESRFTHLAYAPEIASAMLQRQQAGAVVAARQHIVEGAVGMVEDALERIAAREIVELDEERKAAMVSNLLVVLCGDRSPQPVVNTGSLYQ, encoded by the coding sequence ACGGGTACGGGAGTTCGCCGCGCACAGCGTCAGCGGCGGGCTCGCCCTGCTCGGCGGGCTGCTCGGCCTCTTCGGCGGCGTCGGCGCGCTCGTCGGCGGCATCGCGCTGGCCAACGACGGCACGCCGGCGGCCGGCGTGCCGCTGATCATCGGCGGCCCGCTGCTGGCCATCGCCGCCTTCCTGGCCATGTGCGGACTGAACACGGTCGCGCCGGGCGAGGCCCGCGTGGTCCAGCTCTTCGGCCGCTACCGGGGCACCATCCGCACCGACGGGCTGCGCTGGGTCAACCCGTTCACCAGCCGCGAGAAGATCTCCACCCGGGTGCGCAACCACGAGACGGCCGTGCTCAAGGTCAACGACGCCTACGGCAACCCGATCGAACTGGCGGCCGTGGTGGTCTGGAAGGTCGAGGACACCGCGCAGGCCGTCTTCGAGGTCGACGACTTCCTGGAGTTCGTCTCCACCCAGACCGAGGCGGCCGTACGGCACATCGCCATCGAGTACCCGTACGACGCGCACGAGGAGGGCGGCCTGTCGCTGCGCGGCAACGCCGAGGAGATCACCGAGAAGCTCGCCGTCGAACTGCACGCCCGGGTCGAGGCGGCGGGCGTACGGATCATCGAGTCCCGCTTCACGCACCTGGCGTACGCCCCCGAGATCGCCTCCGCGATGCTCCAGCGGCAGCAGGCCGGAGCCGTGGTCGCCGCGCGCCAGCACATCGTGGAGGGCGCGGTCGGCATGGTCGAGGACGCGCTGGAGCGCATCGCGGCGCGCGAGATCGTGGAGCTGGACGAGGAGCGCAAGGCCGCGATGGTCAGCAACCTGCTCGTCGTGCTGTGCGGCGACCGCTCCCCGCAGCCGGTCGTGAACACGGGCTCGCTCTACCAGTGA
- a CDS encoding PadR family transcriptional regulator, producing MSIGHTLLGLLESGPRHGYDLKRAFDERFGHDRPLHYGQVYSTMSRLLKNGLVEVDGIEAGGGPERKRYAITDAGITDVAQWLAQPEKPEPYLQSTLYTKVVLALLTGRNAADLLDTQRAEHLRLMRELTQRKRGGDLADQLICDHALFHLEADLRWLELTAARLDQLSKAVRA from the coding sequence ATGTCCATCGGCCACACTCTTCTCGGGCTCCTGGAATCCGGGCCCCGCCATGGTTACGACCTCAAGCGCGCGTTCGACGAACGCTTCGGACACGACCGCCCGCTGCACTACGGGCAGGTCTACTCGACCATGTCCCGCCTGCTGAAGAACGGCCTCGTGGAGGTCGACGGGATCGAGGCCGGAGGCGGCCCCGAGCGCAAGCGGTACGCCATCACCGACGCCGGGATAACCGACGTCGCCCAGTGGCTCGCGCAGCCCGAAAAGCCCGAACCGTACCTTCAGTCCACCCTCTACACCAAGGTGGTCCTCGCGCTGCTGACCGGCCGGAACGCGGCCGACCTGCTCGACACGCAGCGCGCCGAGCACCTGCGGCTGATGCGCGAGCTGACCCAGCGCAAGCGCGGCGGCGACCTCGCCGACCAGCTCATCTGCGACCACGCGCTGTTCCACCTCGAAGCCGACCTGCGCTGGCTCGAACTCACCGCGGCCAGGCTCGACCAACTCAGCAAGGCGGTACGCGCATGA
- a CDS encoding ABC transporter ATP-binding protein yields MTPAGSLLVASALRKSYGPTPALDGADFSIHPSEVVAVMGPSGSGKSTLLHCLAGIVQPDSGTVRYNGRELSSLPDRERSALRRGEFGFVFQFGQLVPELTCLENVALPLRLSGTGRKAAEARAVEWLERLEVDTVRAKRPGEVSGGQGQRVAVARSLVTRPRVLFADEPTGALDSLNGERVMQLLTDAARDTRAAVVLVTHEARVAAYSDREVVVRDGKARDMAGAA; encoded by the coding sequence ATGACCCCCGCCGGTTCCCTGCTCGTCGCGTCCGCGCTGCGCAAGTCCTACGGGCCGACCCCGGCCCTGGACGGCGCGGACTTCTCCATCCACCCCTCGGAGGTCGTCGCGGTCATGGGCCCCTCCGGGTCCGGCAAGTCCACCCTGCTGCACTGTCTGGCCGGCATCGTCCAGCCCGACTCCGGCACCGTGCGCTACAACGGCCGCGAGCTGTCCTCGCTGCCCGACCGGGAGCGCAGCGCGCTGCGCCGCGGCGAGTTCGGGTTCGTCTTCCAGTTCGGGCAGCTCGTCCCGGAGCTGACCTGCCTGGAGAACGTGGCGCTGCCGCTGCGGCTCAGCGGCACCGGCCGCAAGGCCGCCGAGGCGCGGGCCGTGGAATGGCTGGAGCGCCTTGAGGTGGACACCGTGCGGGCCAAGCGCCCCGGCGAGGTCTCCGGCGGCCAGGGCCAGCGGGTGGCCGTGGCGCGCTCGCTGGTCACCCGGCCGCGCGTGCTGTTCGCCGACGAGCCGACCGGCGCGCTCGACTCCCTCAACGGCGAGCGCGTGATGCAACTGCTCACGGACGCGGCCCGGGACACCCGGGCCGCCGTGGTCCTGGTCACGCACGAGGCGCGGGTGGCCGCCTACTCCGACCGCGAGGTCGTCGTACGGGACGGCAAGGCCAGGGACATGGCGGGCGCCGCGTGA
- a CDS encoding ABC transporter permease produces MNPRSRTPDTADTADTRAGDALGASAANRTSGASVVDAGPGPGGKPRGLRGPLDLAGWVRDLGLGARFAVTGGRQGWTRTVLTAVGVGLGVALLLLAAAVPSILDNRRERGQARQVVNLSADLKAGPRTFLHAGGDTEWHGEDIVGSLLRAEGSRPPAPPGVSAMPRPGEMMVSPALRDLLRRDGNDVLRERFADYRIVGTIADEGLLGPAELVYLAGSDRLTEQNAQRTDHFGNDGEGEPMSAVLILLAVMVCVVLLMPVAIFVGTAVRFGGEQRDRRLAALRLVGADLRMTHRIAAGESLVGALLGLAVGCAIFLVGREFVGSVTVWDINVFPSDVAPHPTLAALIAVSVPACAVLVTLLALRGITIEPLGVVRGGAPRRRRLWWRLALPALGFGLLLPLVGGVSYQADTDLNTYQVAAGAVLVLVGVTALLPWLVEGFVNRFRGGPLSWQLAIRRLQLSSGTAARTVSGVTVAVAGAVAIQMLFAGVQDDFEKDTGHDANEPRIGFSRGVTDSADAVGTISAIRETPGARDVVARVRATIGKAGATDRKAENLQTVELFIADCASLRVYYDVGSCKDGDVFRSGLPSSSFAKPGAAVDVTPPGYGDTLEEHLWTVPATARTVAPRADAPDDVVEGIVATPSAVPIDDLADPWLVVDLNTDPAVRDSLERVRNTAIRTDPGAAVMVYASIERNERFEDIQTGLFVGATVTLLLIGASMVVTQLEQLRDRRRLLSVLVAFGARRSTLAYSVLWQTAIPVVIGLTLSLAGGAALGVVLLKMVDRPVQDWSALVPMVGIGAGVIALVTLVSLPPLWRMMRPDGLRTE; encoded by the coding sequence GTGAACCCCCGCTCCCGCACCCCCGACACCGCCGACACCGCCGACACCCGCGCGGGCGACGCGCTTGGGGCGTCCGCAGCCAACCGGACGTCCGGTGCCTCCGTCGTCGACGCGGGCCCGGGCCCCGGCGGTAAGCCGCGCGGCCTGCGCGGCCCGCTCGACCTCGCCGGCTGGGTCCGCGACCTCGGGCTCGGCGCCCGGTTCGCGGTCACCGGCGGCCGGCAGGGCTGGACCCGTACGGTGCTCACCGCCGTCGGCGTCGGCCTCGGCGTGGCGCTGCTGCTGCTCGCGGCGGCCGTGCCCAGCATCCTCGACAACCGCAGGGAGCGCGGCCAGGCCCGTCAGGTCGTGAACCTGAGCGCGGACCTCAAGGCGGGCCCCCGGACCTTCCTGCACGCCGGCGGCGACACCGAGTGGCACGGCGAGGACATCGTGGGCAGCCTGCTGCGCGCGGAGGGGTCGCGGCCCCCGGCGCCGCCCGGAGTCTCCGCCATGCCACGCCCCGGCGAGATGATGGTCTCGCCCGCGCTGCGCGACCTGCTGCGGCGCGACGGCAACGACGTGCTGCGCGAGCGGTTCGCCGACTACCGCATCGTCGGCACCATCGCCGACGAGGGGCTGCTCGGCCCCGCCGAGCTGGTCTACCTGGCCGGCAGCGACCGGCTCACCGAGCAGAACGCCCAACGCACCGACCACTTCGGCAACGACGGCGAGGGCGAACCGATGAGCGCCGTGCTCATCCTGCTGGCCGTGATGGTGTGCGTGGTGCTGCTGATGCCGGTGGCCATCTTCGTCGGCACGGCGGTCCGGTTCGGCGGCGAGCAGCGCGACCGAAGGCTGGCCGCGCTACGCCTGGTCGGCGCCGACCTGCGCATGACGCACCGGATCGCGGCCGGCGAGTCGCTGGTCGGCGCGCTCCTCGGGCTGGCCGTGGGCTGTGCGATCTTCCTGGTCGGGCGGGAGTTCGTCGGCTCGGTCACGGTGTGGGACATCAACGTCTTCCCCTCCGACGTCGCCCCGCACCCCACGCTCGCCGCGCTGATCGCGGTGTCCGTGCCCGCGTGCGCGGTGCTGGTCACCCTGCTGGCGCTGCGCGGCATCACCATCGAACCGCTGGGCGTGGTGCGCGGCGGGGCTCCGAGACGGCGCCGGCTGTGGTGGCGCCTGGCGCTGCCCGCGCTCGGTTTCGGGCTGCTGTTGCCGCTGGTCGGCGGCGTGAGCTACCAGGCGGACACCGACCTGAACACCTACCAGGTCGCGGCCGGCGCCGTGCTGGTCCTCGTCGGGGTGACCGCCCTGCTCCCGTGGCTGGTCGAAGGCTTCGTGAACCGTTTCCGGGGCGGGCCGCTCTCCTGGCAACTGGCCATCCGCAGGCTGCAACTGAGCAGCGGCACGGCGGCCCGTACCGTCAGCGGCGTCACCGTCGCGGTGGCCGGGGCGGTCGCCATCCAGATGCTCTTCGCGGGCGTCCAGGACGACTTCGAGAAGGACACCGGACACGACGCCAACGAACCGCGCATCGGCTTCTCGCGGGGCGTGACGGACAGCGCCGACGCGGTGGGCACGATCAGCGCCATCCGCGAGACGCCCGGCGCCCGCGACGTGGTGGCCCGGGTGCGGGCCACCATCGGCAAGGCCGGTGCCACCGACCGGAAGGCGGAGAACCTTCAGACCGTGGAACTGTTCATCGCCGACTGCGCGAGCCTGCGCGTCTACTACGACGTCGGCTCGTGTAAGGACGGCGACGTCTTCCGCAGCGGCCTGCCGTCGAGCAGCTTCGCCAAGCCGGGCGCGGCCGTCGACGTCACCCCGCCCGGGTACGGCGACACGCTGGAGGAGCACCTGTGGACGGTGCCGGCGACGGCCCGCACCGTGGCGCCGCGCGCGGACGCGCCGGACGACGTGGTGGAGGGCATCGTGGCCACCCCGTCGGCCGTGCCCATCGACGACCTCGCCGACCCGTGGTTGGTCGTCGACCTCAACACGGACCCCGCGGTGCGGGACTCCTTGGAGCGGGTACGGAACACGGCGATCCGCACCGACCCCGGCGCCGCCGTGATGGTCTACGCCTCCATCGAACGCAACGAGCGCTTCGAGGACATCCAGACCGGCCTGTTCGTCGGCGCGACGGTGACGTTGCTGCTGATCGGGGCGTCCATGGTCGTCACCCAGCTTGAGCAACTACGCGACCGCAGGCGCCTGCTGTCGGTCCTGGTGGCCTTCGGCGCCCGGCGCTCGACGC